From the genome of Nicotiana sylvestris chromosome 2, ASM39365v2, whole genome shotgun sequence, one region includes:
- the LOC138884783 gene encoding uncharacterized protein yields the protein MTERFFAVNQVSFSKNDLPPEGAAHNKALHLTVKCEDYYVKWVMLDGGSGVDICPLSTLQRIEVGTGRIRPNNVCVRSFDGIKRDTLGEIDLVLTIGPVEFEITFQVLDMDMSYNFLLGRPWIHAAGAVPSTFHQMVKF from the coding sequence ATGACGGAAAGGTTCTTTGCGGTTAATCAAGTTTCTtttagcaagaacgatttacctccggagggagcagctcacaacaaggctttacatctgacagtcaagtgtgaagactactacgtcaagtgggtaatgttggatggaggttcgggtgttgacatttgtccgctctccacgctgcagagAATAGAAGTTGGGACCGGAAGGATTCGCCCCAATAATGTATGTGTAAGATCTTTTGATGGCATCAAAagggacaccctcggggaaatagacttggtatTGACTATAGGACCGGTGGAGttcgaaataactttccaggtacTGGATATGGACAtgtcttacaattttctccttggaagaccttggattcatgctgcaggggctgtaccttccactttccaccaaatggtgaagttttaa